Proteins from one Prinia subflava isolate CZ2003 ecotype Zambia chromosome 4, Cam_Psub_1.2, whole genome shotgun sequence genomic window:
- the GPR19 gene encoding probable G-protein coupled receptor 19: protein MDNSSGPVLLLTLLLQNTSSPRASTPAAYEGAEPPLPGAGPSGNHSLAEYGLRPGEIAAAGVVWGALWLISVLGNFLVCLVIHRSRRTQSTTNYFVVSMACADLVSSVGSAPFLLLQLSSGRWMLGSGVCRLVRYTQYLTPGVQIYVLLAISVDRFYTIVYPLSFKVSRGKAKRMILASWLCGALFASPACFLYGSNSDQHCNFFLPSSWQGSAYSITHLLLVFLIPSLLIILFYQKVIKYIWRIGTDGMTVRRTTNVVPRTKVKTIKMFLMLNSMFLLSWLPFFMVQLWHPQETDYRKSSLLFLAITWISFSSSASKPTLYSIYNANFRRGMKETFCMSAMKCYRSNAYTITTSSRIAKKNHVGIADIPATAKTVVTKDSTYDAFNREAKERKLAWPIPSNPPNTFV, encoded by the coding sequence ATGGATAACAGCAGTGGTCCTGTTCTTCTCCTTAccttgctgctgcagaacacgagcagccccagagcctcCACCCCTGCTGCCTACGAGGGGGCAGAACCTCCCCTCCCCGGGGCCGGCCCCAGCGGGAACCACTCCCTGGCAGAGTACGGGCTGAGGCCGGGCGAAATCGCCGCTGCCGGCGTGGTCTGGGGAGCGCTGTGGCTGATCTCCGTCCTGGGAAACTTCCTCGTGTGCCTGGTGAtccacaggagcaggaggacacAGTCCACCACCAACTACTTTGTGGTGTCCATGGCCTGCGCAGACCTCGTGAGCAGCGTGGGGAGCGcgcccttcctgctgctgcagctgagctcgGGGCGGTGGATGCTGGGCAGCGGCGTGTGCCGGCTGGTCAGGTACACCCAGTACCTCACGCCCGGGGTGCAGATCTACGTGCTCCTCGCCATCAGCGTGGATCGATTCTACACCATTGTCTACCCCCTGAGCTTCAAAGTGTCCAGGGGGAAAGCCAAAAGAATGATTTTGGCCTCTTGGCTCTGTGGTGCTCTGTTTGCATCACCTGCTTGTTTTCTCTACGGCTCCAACAGCGACCAACACTGCAACTTTTTCCTTCCCAGTTCTTGGCAAGGATCTGCCTACAGTATCACCCATCTCCTCTTGGTGTTTTTGATCCCTTCCCTCCTCATTATCCTTTTTTACCAGAAAGTCATTAAGTACATTTGGAGAATAGGCACGGATGGAATGACTGTCAGGAGAACAACAAATGTTGTTCCTAGAACAAAAGTGAAAACCATCAAGATGTTCTTAATGTTAAACTCGATGTttctcctgtcctggctgcctTTCTTCATGGTACAGTTGTGGCACCCACAGGAAACAGACTACAGAAAGAGCTCCTTGCTTTTCCTGGCCATCACCTGGATCTCTTTCAGTTCCTCAGCCTCTAAGCCAACCCTTTACTCCATCTATAATGCAAACTTCAGAAGAGGAATGAAAGAAACTTTTTGCATGTCTGCCATGAAATGCTACAGAAGCAATGCATACACCATCACCACCAGTTCCAggatagcaaaaaaaaatcatgttggTATTGCAGATATTCCAGCTACAGCCAAAACTGTAGTCACCAAAGACTCCACCTATGATGCTTTTAACAGAGAAGCCAAGGAAAGGAAGCTTGCCTGGCCTATTCCATCCAATCCCCCAAACACGTTTGTCTAG